From a region of the Coffea arabica cultivar ET-39 chromosome 3e, Coffea Arabica ET-39 HiFi, whole genome shotgun sequence genome:
- the LOC113735209 gene encoding serine/threonine-protein phosphatase 7 long form homolog isoform X3 produces the protein MEEHEQTHGNLPELALGLASSEGPVLSLQAEHRSSDIEKGKDLAPLTCRRADRQFWKMKPLDARVLLHLAQAGFYGVYCIGQLPLDHSLITALVERWREETHTFHFPVGECTITLQDVAILLGLPIDGDPITSPESSKKMQEWQALCQELLGVTPPPKDFNGNRLRLRCLNERFKSLPSDADDTVILCHARAHILRMIGGLLFPDKSQSKVKLMYLPFLRDLEACGKLSWGSAVLACLYREMCRASKSKAKEIGGPLILLQLWAWERLLPFRLEKKLPRLKPPYTEDESNGSDLVAVEDVEAHVISERDHDLSGKPLGSRWRERFRHKKGVAHNLELYRNQLDRLKEGEFIWRPYNPEVTAQLPSYCLSGQAIWHTVSPLICFSIVEWHLPNRVMRQFGLKQMKPPNCDTRRDLHRTDMRGREGYDFEKLHLHHVLLWRDRNQHIIQGEPFDGIMADDDPYLVWYREITRLRIGNPSQKQEERYVEKEDIIKSIAETIVSIYKKSDGTIKEFNEDLGLQSLVQIRRMCINSLETMQKHPGPAGHLASEIVVSRSTPAPSSSHMPPRKRHRGLVAPRSPRKSRKKNVNKASPITPTDITLHPLPDAASISVHSPLSVLATSAVGLSRDPPAMPVDPPSPSMRIYSPSPSMPIDPPSPSVPIDPPGPSVPIDPPSLSVPNDPPCPSISIDPPSPSVPNDPRSPPVLCLSKNTSSLPVVFGELSSSVLPLPHSCPPLPLSWPSSGLLTREWIMDLEIALDWSSRNMPPEQFSSVVPEEVFNQLVLSASTIMSKEPNCLRIDGELGLSPGSRVVVVGDLHGQLHDLLFLLRDAKYPDDDRFFIFNGNYVDIGAWGLETFLILLAWKVLFPNKVHLLRGNHETKLCSSKHGFKQEILVKYGTKGKDVYQKCLSCFIKLPLSSVIAGKTYVTHGGLFRSITKGKKSKTSVDDLKEIGSLEDLSKIRRFVLDPPLNGKNAIIGDILWSAPSMSPGFSKTNQQSFGLLWGPDCTDEFLKNSNLKLIIRGHEGPDVRKDQLGLGGIDEGYTIDHDVEAGRLITVFSAPDYPQFQQAKEARYLNKGAYVVLDHPDFDAPSVRIFEAVTPRPKVLLH, from the exons ATGGAGGAACATGAGCAGACCCATGGTAATCTGCCAGAATTGGCACTGGGACTGGCATCAAGTGAGGGTCCTGTACTCAGTTTGCAGGCTGAGCATCGATCTAGTGACATAGAGAAAGGAAAG GATTTGGCACCACTAACATGTAGACGAGCTGATAGGCAGTTTTGGAAAATGAAGCCTTTGGATGCGCGTGTGCTTCTTCATCTTGCACAAGCAGGATTTTATGGTGTATATTGCATTGGGCAATTACCATTAGATCACTCGCTTATCACCGCACTAGTTGAAAGATGGAGAGAGGAGACACACACATTCCATTTTCCAGTTGGAGAGTGCACAATCACATTACAGGATGTTGCAATTCTTTTAGGACTGCCTATAGATGGTGATCCAATCACTTCACCAGAGTCTTCCAAGAAGATGCAGGAATGGCAGGCTCTGTGCCAGGAGTTATTAGGAGTCACTCCTCCACCTAAAGATTTTAATGGTAATCGACTTAGGCTTCGTTGTCTCAATGAAAGGTTTAAGAGCCTTCCATCAGATGCTGATGACACTGTAATTTTATGCCATGCGAGAGCTCATATTTTGCGTATGATCGGTGGGTTATTGTTCCCTGACAAATCTCAGTCTAAGGTAAAACTCATGTATCTACCATTCCTCAGAGATTTAGAGGCATGTGGGAAACTCAGCTGGGGGAGTGCTGTATTAGCTTGCTTATATCGTGAAATGTGTCGAGCTAGTAAGTCTAAAGCCAAGGAGATTGGTGGTCCCCTCATTTTGTTGCAG ttatGGGCATGGGAAAGGCTTTTGCCATTTCGTTTGGAGAAAAAACTTCCAAGATTGAAGCCACCATATACTGAAGATGAGTCGAATGGCTCTGATCTTGTTGCTGTGGAGGATGTTGAAGCTCATGTTATCAGTGAAAGAGACCATGATTTATCTGGGAAACCTTTAGGGAGTAG GTGGAGAGAGAGATTCAGGCATAAAAAAGGTGTTGCACACAATCTGGAGCTTTACAGAAACCAGCTAGATAGGCTAAAGGAGGGTGAG TTTATATGGAGACCTTACAATCCTGAAGTTACAGCACAATTGCCATCGTATTGTTTGTCTGGTCAAGCAATTTGGCATACAGTGTCACCACTTATATGTTTTAGTATAGTGGAGTGGCATCTTCCAAACCGAGTAATGCGTCAGTTTGGGCTTAAGCAGATGAAGCCACCTAATTGTGATACTCGCAGGGACCTTCATCGGACTGACATGCGTGGAAGGGAAGGTTATGACTTTGAAAAACTTCATTTGCACCATGTTTTGCTCTGGAGAGATCGTAATCAGCATATCATTCAGGGAGAGCCATTTGACGGAATAATGGCTGATGATGATCCTTATCTTGTGTGGTATCGTGAGATTACTCGCTTAAGGATTGGGAATCCAAGTCAGAAGCAAGAGGAAAGATATGTTGAGAAGGAAGACATAATCAAGTCAATA gcAGAGACAATTGTGAGCATCTATAAGAAAAGCGATGGGACCATCAAGGAATTTAATGAGGATTTGGGGTTACAATCACTTGTACAAATTCGAAGGATGTGCATCAATTCACTGGAGACAATGCAGAAGCACCCTGGTCCAGCTGGACATCTTGCATCTGAGATCGTAGTATCAAGGTCAACACCAGCTCCCTCTTCTTCACATATGCCTCCCCGCAAGAGACACAGAGGCCTTGTTGCTCCAAGATCTCCAAGGAAATCGAGGAAGAAAAATGTTAATAAAGCTTCACCAATTACACCTACTGATATAACTTTGCATCCATTACCAGATGCTGCATCAATTTCAGTTCACTCACCACTTAGTGTTCTAGCAACCTCAGCAGTAGGATTGTCACGGGATCCTCCAGCAATGCCTGTTGATCCTCCATCCCCATCAATGCGTATTTATTCTCCATCTCCATCAATGCCTATTGATCCTCCATCCCCATCAGTGCCTATTGATCCTCCTGGCCCCTCAGTGCCTATTGATCCTCCTTCCCTCTCAGTGCCTAATGATCCTCCTTGTCCCTCAATTTCTATTGATCCTCCATCTCCGTCTGTGCCTAATGATCCTCGATCCCCACCAGTCCTTTGCCTTTCAAAAAATACGTCAAGCTTACCAGTTGTATTTGGAGAACTTTCCTCCTCAGTTTTACCTCTTCCACATTCTTGTCCACCTCTTCCCCTATCATGGCCTTCTAGTGGTCTTTTAACTCGTGAATGGATCATGGATTTGGAGATTGCTCTTGATTGGTCCTCTAGGAACATGCCTCCTGAACAATTTTCCTCTGTGGTTCCTGAAGAGGTATTCAATCAATTGGTTTTATCAGCATCAACTATCATGTCTAAAGAGCCCAACTGCCTGAGAATAGATGGTGAATTGGGATTGAGCCCAGGATCTAGGGTTGTAGTGGTTGGAGATTTGCATGGACAGCTGCATGATCTGCTATTCTTGTTAAGAGATGCTAAATACCCTGATGATGATAGATTCTTTATATTCAATGGGAATTACGTGGACATAGGAGCTTGGGGACTCGAAACCTTTCTTATCTTGTTGGCTTGGAAG GTCCTTTTCCCCAACAAGGTACACCTTCTACGTGGTAATCATGAGACCAAACTTTGTTCTAGCAAGCACGGGTTCAAACAGGAAATTTTGGTTAAATATGGGACAAAAGGAAAAGATGTGTACCAAAAATGTTTGAGTTGCTTTATAAAGCTTCCTCTTTCTTCTGTCATAGCTGGTAAAACATATGTTACACATGGAGGACTCTTTCGTAGCATCACTAAAGGAAAGAAGAGTAAAACTTCAGTAGATGACCTGAAGGAGATTGGCTCTTTAGAGGACCTATCGAAAATAAGAAGATTCGTCCTAGATCCTCCTTTAAATGGTAAGAACGCAATTATTGGTGATATATTGTGGTCTGCCCCGTCAATGAGCCCTGGATTTTCCAAGACTAATCAACAATCTTTTGGCCTCTTGTGGGGCCCGGATTGTACGGATGAGTTTTTAAAGAACTCAAATTTGAAG TTAATTATCAGGGGACATGAAGGTCCTGATGTAAGAAAAGACCAGCTTGGCCTTGGAGGAATAGATGAAGGGTACACCATTGATCATGATGTGGAAGCTGGAAGACTAATTACAGTATTTAGTGCCCCAGATTATCCACAGTTCCAG CAGGCGAAAGAGGCCAGGTACCTGAATAAGGGAGCATATGTTGTTTTGGACCACCCTGATTTTGATGCTCCCTCTGTACGGATATTTGAAGCAGTCACTCCAAGACCCAAG GTTCTACTTCACTGA